A single region of the Gadus morhua chromosome 5, gadMor3.0, whole genome shotgun sequence genome encodes:
- the LOC115543858 gene encoding BTB/POZ domain-containing protein 6-B-like — translation MPTADCRLLHHGRIMRCLSFLLLLPETLKKRSKKSGTSLPLCYELFSLSLAKRKRMAAELHSTANSNLANQRSNNTSSTTTTVTAGDKPEKDSPVNRSSATLSSTNSSISPSSSSHHNINNNNLDAPSWACSHPTLRERNALMFNNELMADVHFIVGPSGESRRLPAHKYVLAVGSSVFGAMFYGDLAEESGEIHIPDVEPAAFLILLKYMYSDEIDLDADTVLATLYAAKKYMVAALARACVTFLESSLEARNACVLLSQSRLFEEPELTTRCWEVIDAQALLALRSEGFGDIDRPTLEVILRRETLNAAEAVVFQAALGWAVAECRRRGVSPTPGNKREALGKALYLLRLPTMSLEEFADGAAQAGVLTLEETHAVFLWYTAAVKPQLGFPLAPRAGLAPQHCHRFQSSAYRSNQWRYRGRCDSIQFAADRRVFVAGLGLYGSSGGKAEYGVRIELKRQGATLATRSTAFVSDGSSGTFPVWFEHPVQVEQDSFYTVSVVLDGNELSYFGQEGMTEVQCGKVTFQFQCSSDSTNGTGVQGGQIPELVFYA, via the exons ATGCCCACAGCGGACTGCAGGCTCCTGCACCATGGCCGGATCATGAGGTGTCTGTCCTTCCTGCTCCTGCTTCCAGAAACGCTCAAGAAGAGGTCCAAGAAGAGCGGAACTAGCCTCCCGCTGTGCTACGAGCTGTTCTCCCTGTCGCTGgcgaagaggaagaggatggccGCCGAACTCCACAGCACCGCCAACAGCAACCTGGCGAACCAGCGCTCCaacaacacctcctccaccaccactacggTGACGGCCGGGGACAAGCCCGAGAAAGACTCGCCGGTCAACCGGTCCTCGGCCACCCTGTCCTCCACCaactcctccatctccccctcctcctcctcccaccacaacatcaacaacaacaacctggaCGCGCCGAGTTGGGCGTGCAGTCACCCGACTCTGCGGGAGAG gAACGCGCTGATGTTCAACAACGAGCTGATGGCTGACGTTCACTTCATCGTGGGACCGTCCGGCGAGTCGAGACGGCTCCCGGCCCACAAG taCGTGCTGGCGGTGGGCAGCTCAGTGTTCGGCGCCATGTTCTACGGCGACCTGGCCGAGGAGTCGGGCGAGATCCACATCCCCGACGTGGAGCCCGCCGCCTTCCTCATCCTGCTCAA gtacATGTACAGCGACGAGATCGACCTGGACGCCGACACCGTGCTCGCCACGCTCTACGCCGCCAAGAAGTACATGGTGGCGGCGCTGGCCCGTGCCTGCGTCACCTTCCTGGAGAGCAGCCTGGAGGCGCGCAACGCCTGCGTGCTGCTCTCCCAGAGCCGGCTGTTCGAGGAGCCCGAGCTGACCACGCGCTGCTGGGAGGTCATCGACGCCCAGGCCCTGCTCGCGCTGCGCTCCGAGGGCTTCGGCGACATCGACCGGCCCACGCTGGAGGTGATCCTGCGGCGCGAGACCCTCAACGCCGCCGAGGCCGTGGTCTTCCAGGCCGCGCTGGGCTGGGCCGTGGCCGAGTGCCGGCGGCGGGGGGTGAGCCCCACGCCGGGGAACAAGCGCGAGGCGCTGGGCAAGGCGCTGTACCTGCTGCGCCTGCCCACCATGAGCCTGGAGGAGTTTGCGGACGGCGCGGCGCAGGCGGGCGTGCTGACGCTGGAGGAGACGCACGCCGTGTTCCTGTGGTACACGGCCGCCGTCAAGCCGCAGCTGGGCTTCCCGCTGGCGCCGCGGGCCGGCCTGGCGCCGCAGCACTGCCACCGCTTCCAGTCGTCGGCGTACCGCAGCAACCAGTGGCGCTACCGCGGCCGCTGCGACAGCATCCAGTTCGCCGCCGACCGCCGCGTCTTCGTCGCGGGCCTCGGCCTCTACGGCTCCAGCGGCGGCAAGGCCGAGTACGGCGTCCGCATCGAGCTGAAGCGGCAGGGCGCCACGCTGGCGACGCGCAGCACGGCGTTCGTGTCCGACGGCTCCAGCGGGACCTTCCCGGTGTGGTTCGAGCACCCGGTGCAGGTGGAGCAGGACTCCTTCTACACCGTCAGCGTGGTGCTGGACGGCAACGAGCTCAGCTACTTCGGCCAGGAGGGCATGACCGAGGTGCAGTGCGGCAAGGTCACCTTCCAGTTCCAGTGCTCGTCGGACAGCACCAACGGCACCGGGGTGCAGGGGGGGCAGATCCCCGAGCTGGTCTTCTACGCATGA